A DNA window from Paenibacillus antri contains the following coding sequences:
- a CDS encoding CTP synthase — protein MTKYIFVTGGVVSSLGKGITAASLGRLLKNRGLKVTIQKFDPYINVDPGTMSPYQHGEVFVTDDGAETDLDLGHYERFIDINLSKNNNVTTGKIYSSVITKERRGEYLGGTVQVIPHITNEIKERILRAGRETQPDVVITEIGGTVGDIESLPFLEAIRQMKNDIGRQNVMYIHVTLIPYLKAAGEVKTKPTQHSVKELRSIGIQPQVIVCRTEHPLADDMKRKIAQFCDVDSDAVVECIDAETLYEVPLMLQAQRLDDIVLRHLGLDVPPADMTEWQDLVRRVKSLTHRTEIAIVGKYVALHDAYLSIVEALGHAGIDANTEVNIRWVNAEEVYDHNVAELLDGVHGILVPGGFGDRGIEGKIAAIRYAREQRIPFFGICLGMQVAVIEYARNVLGLRGANSSEIHAATPYPVIDLLPEQKDIENLGGTMRLGLYPCKLDESSLAARCYNDELVYERHRHRYEFNNAYRDRMEAAGLRFSGTSPDGRLIEIVELPDHPWFLAVQFHPEFTSRPNRPQPLFREFVSAALRLQQ, from the coding sequence ATGACGAAGTATATTTTCGTAACCGGAGGTGTCGTATCGTCTCTCGGGAAGGGCATTACCGCAGCGTCGCTCGGCCGTCTGTTGAAGAACCGGGGACTGAAGGTCACGATTCAGAAGTTCGATCCGTACATTAACGTCGATCCGGGCACGATGAGCCCGTACCAGCACGGCGAAGTGTTCGTGACGGACGACGGCGCGGAGACCGACCTCGATCTCGGCCACTACGAGCGCTTTATCGACATCAACCTGAGCAAGAACAACAACGTCACCACGGGCAAGATTTATTCCTCCGTCATTACGAAAGAACGGCGCGGCGAATATTTGGGCGGCACCGTCCAAGTCATTCCTCATATCACGAACGAGATCAAGGAGCGTATTCTCCGCGCCGGCCGGGAGACGCAGCCGGACGTCGTCATCACGGAGATCGGCGGCACCGTCGGCGACATCGAGAGCTTGCCGTTCCTCGAGGCGATTCGCCAGATGAAGAACGACATCGGCCGCCAGAACGTCATGTACATACACGTGACGTTGATTCCGTACCTGAAAGCGGCGGGCGAAGTGAAGACGAAGCCGACGCAGCACAGCGTCAAGGAGCTGCGCAGCATCGGCATCCAGCCGCAGGTCATCGTCTGCCGGACCGAGCATCCGCTCGCCGACGACATGAAGCGGAAGATCGCGCAGTTCTGCGACGTCGATTCCGACGCGGTCGTCGAGTGCATCGACGCCGAGACGCTCTACGAAGTGCCGCTCATGCTGCAAGCGCAGCGCCTCGACGACATCGTCCTGCGTCATCTCGGATTGGACGTGCCTCCGGCCGACATGACCGAATGGCAGGACCTCGTGCGCCGCGTGAAGTCGCTCACGCACCGGACGGAGATCGCCATCGTCGGCAAATACGTCGCGCTGCACGACGCGTACCTGAGCATCGTCGAGGCGCTCGGCCATGCGGGCATCGACGCGAACACGGAAGTGAACATCCGCTGGGTGAACGCCGAGGAAGTGTACGATCATAACGTAGCGGAGCTCCTCGACGGCGTGCACGGCATTCTCGTGCCGGGCGGCTTCGGCGACCGCGGCATCGAAGGCAAGATCGCGGCGATCCGCTATGCGCGGGAGCAGCGTATTCCGTTCTTCGGCATCTGCCTCGGCATGCAAGTAGCCGTCATCGAATACGCGCGCAACGTGCTCGGCCTTCGGGGCGCGAACTCCTCGGAGATTCACGCGGCGACGCCGTACCCGGTCATCGACCTGCTTCCTGAGCAGAAGGATATCGAAAATCTCGGCGGCACGATGCGGCTAGGCTTGTACCCGTGCAAACTCGACGAATCGTCGCTCGCGGCGCGCTGCTACAACGACGAGCTCGTATACGAGCGTCACCGCCATCGGTACGAGTTCAACAACGCGTACCGGGACCGCATGGAAGCGGCGGGTCTCCGATTCTCCGGCACGTCGCCGGACGGCCGCCTCATCGAGATCGTCGAGCTTCCGGATCATCCGTGGTTTCTCGCCGTGCAATTCCATCCGGAATTCACGTCGAGACCGAACCGTCCGCAGCCGTTGTTCCGCGAGTTCGTCAGCGCGGCGCTCCGCCTGCAACAATAA
- the rpoE gene encoding DNA-directed RNA polymerase subunit delta, translating into MVDVAFEILKAANTPYYYRDLMREIAKFKGLSEEEAKEVIAQVYTEINIDGRFACVGQNLWGLKRWYPVEKGDEAVTGGAKRPRIINDDDDDDDDLYTEEEEETYDGDREEGEDFDALDEDRDEFLEEEEEEVDEELDDEDAEEEADLDEDAEAEEADEEVDDFEDDLEDDDEK; encoded by the coding sequence ATGGTCGACGTGGCGTTTGAAATCTTAAAGGCGGCCAATACGCCGTATTATTACCGGGATTTGATGCGGGAGATCGCGAAGTTCAAGGGGCTCTCCGAGGAAGAAGCGAAGGAAGTCATCGCGCAGGTGTACACGGAGATCAACATCGACGGGCGCTTCGCGTGCGTCGGGCAGAACCTGTGGGGCCTGAAGCGCTGGTATCCGGTCGAGAAGGGCGACGAAGCCGTCACCGGCGGCGCCAAGCGTCCGCGCATCATCAACGACGACGATGACGACGACGACGATCTGTACACGGAGGAAGAAGAGGAAACCTACGACGGCGATCGCGAGGAAGGCGAAGATTTCGACGCGCTGGACGAGGATCGCGACGAGTTCCTGGAGGAAGAAGAGGAAGAAGTCGACGAGGAGCTGGACGACGAGGACGCGGAGGAAGAAGCCGACCTCGACGAGGACGCGGAAGCCGAGGAGGCCGACGAAGAAGTCGACGACTTCGAGGACGACCTCGAGGACGACGACGAGAAGTAA
- a CDS encoding S8 family peptidase, with translation MEAVAFVKMLHQALTRPKRREPDRHILRVANAADYYRIAKTIQETKSVFRRLASVRPLPLIHAFSYKGVLNPAFLRRFAGLVTIEDDVAVSVHALPGHGAGSPVSPGRVKRPFVPSGIRTVRVPAVWKHSLGDRVKIGVIDTGVDYNHPDLQPALSRGINLVHPRTLPYDDNGHGTHIAGTIAAAGRYAMTGIAPHAVLLPVKAFDHEGSAYVSDIIKGIDWCVHQGVHIINMSFGMKQRSDSMLEAVRNAKRSGVIIVASSGNDGRRGFIDYPARFPQTISVGAIDAKGAIAPFSNRGKRIDVFAPGEKVMSTWPKGRYHEMNGTSMATAHVTGVLALAMAARPGLTPMQAKRLIAAAQVPLKLPKKATRYPGRLDAVRAFRHLKG, from the coding sequence ATGGAAGCCGTTGCCTTTGTGAAAATGCTCCATCAGGCGCTAACCCGCCCGAAGAGAAGGGAACCCGACCGCCACATCCTCCGGGTGGCGAACGCCGCCGATTACTATCGCATCGCAAAGACGATCCAGGAAACCAAGAGCGTCTTCCGGCGTCTCGCGTCCGTCCGTCCGCTGCCGCTCATCCACGCGTTCTCGTACAAAGGCGTCCTGAACCCCGCCTTCCTGCGGAGATTCGCCGGCCTCGTTACGATCGAAGACGACGTCGCCGTCTCCGTGCACGCCCTGCCGGGGCACGGGGCCGGCTCGCCCGTTTCGCCCGGCCGCGTCAAGCGCCCTTTCGTTCCGTCCGGCATCCGAACCGTGCGCGTCCCCGCCGTGTGGAAGCATTCGCTCGGCGACCGCGTGAAGATCGGCGTCATCGATACCGGCGTCGACTACAACCATCCGGATTTGCAGCCGGCGCTGTCCCGCGGCATCAACCTGGTTCACCCGCGCACGCTGCCGTACGACGACAACGGGCACGGCACCCATATCGCCGGCACGATCGCGGCCGCCGGCCGCTACGCGATGACGGGCATCGCCCCGCACGCCGTGCTGCTGCCGGTGAAGGCGTTCGACCATGAAGGCTCCGCGTACGTCTCCGACATCATCAAGGGCATCGATTGGTGCGTGCACCAAGGCGTTCACATCATCAACATGAGCTTCGGCATGAAGCAGCGGAGCGATTCGATGCTGGAGGCGGTCCGCAACGCGAAGCGGTCGGGCGTCATCATCGTCGCGTCGTCGGGCAACGACGGACGCCGCGGCTTCATCGATTACCCCGCGCGCTTCCCGCAGACGATCAGCGTCGGCGCGATCGACGCGAAGGGCGCCATCGCCCCGTTCAGCAACCGGGGCAAGCGGATCGACGTGTTCGCGCCCGGCGAGAAGGTGATGTCGACGTGGCCGAAGGGACGCTACCACGAGATGAACGGCACGTCCATGGCGACGGCGCACGTGACCGGGGTGCTCGCGCTGGCGATGGCCGCGCGTCCGGGACTGACGCCGATGCAGGCGAAGCGGCTCATCGCCGCGGCGCAAGTGCCGCTCAAGCTGCCGAAAAAAGCGACCCGGTATCCGGGCCGCCTCGATGCGGTGCGCGCCTTCCGGCACTTGAAGGGATAA
- the argS gene encoding arginine--tRNA ligase, with the protein MNALEQQKQKVTDALRQAAVKAGFVAEGEAPVITLEVPKEKAHGDLATNFAMQMTKTAKKPPRAIAEALLAALDGKAAGVERAEIAGPGFINLFMDKSYLREIVVQAVSQGDDYGRTDFGKGAKVQVEFVSANPTGSLHLGHARGAAVGDALCNVLDFAGFNVEREYYINDAGNQIANLAYSIEARYKQALGQEAAMPEDGYHGEDIVAFGRELAESKGDALLSLPDGERFAFFRQYGLERELDKIKRDLERFRVRFDHWFSETSIYADGLIEPTLAKLRENGHVFEHEGAVWLRTTPFGDDKDRVLIKNDGSYTYLLPDIAYHLNKYSRGYDRMINIWGADHHGYVPRMKAAMEALGEDPAKLTVLIAQMVSLYQGGEKVKMSKRTGKAVTMEDLMDEVGVDATRYFFAMRSTDSHLDFDMDLAVSQSNENPVFYVQYAHARICSVFRQAEEKGIAMPATAEGVDLSPLASEAAYDLLRKIGELPAEVAEAAESLAPHRVVRYVFELASQFHSYYKAERVLTEDEAETRAKLALFLALKHAFVNALRLIGVHAPDRM; encoded by the coding sequence ATGAACGCATTGGAGCAGCAAAAACAGAAGGTGACCGACGCGCTGCGGCAGGCGGCGGTGAAGGCGGGGTTCGTTGCCGAAGGGGAAGCGCCCGTCATTACGCTCGAGGTGCCGAAGGAGAAGGCGCACGGCGATCTCGCGACGAACTTCGCGATGCAAATGACGAAGACGGCGAAGAAGCCGCCGCGGGCGATCGCCGAAGCGCTCTTGGCGGCGCTCGACGGCAAGGCGGCCGGCGTGGAGCGCGCCGAGATCGCGGGCCCCGGCTTCATTAACTTGTTCATGGACAAGTCGTACCTGCGCGAGATCGTCGTTCAGGCGGTAAGCCAGGGAGACGATTACGGCCGCACGGACTTCGGCAAGGGCGCGAAGGTACAGGTCGAGTTCGTCAGCGCCAACCCGACCGGCAGCCTGCATCTCGGGCACGCGCGCGGCGCGGCGGTAGGCGACGCGCTGTGCAACGTGCTGGACTTCGCCGGCTTCAACGTCGAGCGGGAGTATTACATTAACGACGCGGGCAATCAGATCGCGAACCTCGCGTATTCGATCGAGGCGCGTTACAAGCAGGCGCTCGGGCAAGAAGCGGCGATGCCGGAAGACGGCTATCACGGCGAAGACATCGTCGCCTTCGGGCGCGAGCTCGCCGAGTCGAAGGGCGACGCGCTGCTGTCGCTGCCGGACGGCGAACGGTTCGCCTTCTTCCGGCAGTACGGGCTCGAGCGCGAGCTGGACAAGATCAAGCGCGACCTGGAGCGGTTCCGCGTCCGCTTCGACCACTGGTTCAGCGAGACGTCGATTTACGCCGACGGGCTCATCGAGCCGACGCTGGCGAAGCTGCGCGAGAACGGTCATGTGTTCGAACACGAGGGCGCCGTCTGGCTGCGCACGACGCCGTTCGGCGACGACAAGGACCGCGTGTTGATCAAGAACGACGGCTCGTACACGTACTTGCTGCCGGACATCGCATACCACCTGAACAAATACAGCCGCGGCTACGACCGCATGATCAACATCTGGGGCGCCGATCACCACGGCTACGTGCCGCGCATGAAGGCGGCGATGGAAGCGCTCGGCGAGGATCCGGCGAAGCTGACGGTGCTCATCGCGCAGATGGTGAGCTTGTACCAAGGCGGCGAGAAGGTCAAGATGTCCAAGAGGACCGGCAAGGCGGTCACGATGGAAGACTTGATGGACGAAGTCGGCGTGGACGCGACCCGATACTTCTTCGCGATGCGCAGCACCGACTCGCATCTCGACTTCGATATGGATCTCGCCGTGTCGCAATCGAACGAAAACCCGGTGTTTTATGTACAATACGCGCATGCCCGCATTTGCAGCGTGTTCCGCCAAGCCGAGGAGAAGGGCATCGCCATGCCGGCGACGGCCGAGGGCGTCGACCTGTCGCCGCTCGCGTCGGAAGCGGCTTACGATCTGCTGCGCAAGATCGGCGAATTGCCGGCCGAGGTCGCCGAGGCGGCCGAGTCGCTCGCGCCGCATCGCGTCGTCCGTTACGTCTTCGAGCTGGCGTCCCAGTTCCACAGCTATTATAAAGCGGAGCGGGTGCTGACCGAGGACGAGGCGGAGACGAGAGCGAAGCTCGCGTTGTTCCTCGCGCTGAAGCACGCCTTCGTTAACGCCTTGCGCCTCATCGGCGTACATGCCCCCGACCGGATGTAA
- a CDS encoding DUF1934 domain-containing protein translates to MNEHKRNVRVRLTTVNDGQKSIVDTDGVAYLRGGHTYIRYQETSPDLAGVTTTVKLGEGGVAVLRQGAVRAEQRFVPNGVAVGYYETAHGSFPLETKTDRVDVRFESGVGVATWSYELWVGGAEAGRFQANLDVQEAEEAR, encoded by the coding sequence ATGAATGAGCACAAGCGGAACGTCCGCGTCCGGCTGACCACCGTGAACGACGGACAGAAGTCGATCGTCGATACCGACGGCGTAGCGTATTTACGGGGCGGTCACACGTATATTCGATATCAGGAGACGTCCCCGGATCTCGCCGGCGTCACGACGACGGTGAAGCTCGGGGAGGGCGGCGTCGCGGTGCTGCGGCAGGGCGCCGTGCGCGCGGAGCAGCGGTTCGTCCCGAACGGCGTCGCGGTCGGCTACTACGAGACCGCGCACGGGTCGTTCCCGCTCGAGACGAAGACGGACCGCGTCGACGTCCGCTTCGAGAGCGGCGTCGGCGTCGCGACTTGGTCGTACGAGCTATGGGTCGGGGGCGCGGAAGCGGGACGGTTTCAAGCGAACTTGGACGTGCAGGAGGCGGAAGAAGCAAGATGA
- a CDS encoding AraC family transcriptional regulator, with product MRDRNFFPVLTELELQLPMYLTSAGGWINQERTDRPDGFFSFQWIQCLRGQGRLELGGAAADVGEGQGMLLYAGVPHRYYAVQEPWSVVWVTFHGSVVPEMLERLRLKESGVYTVSEPESLLEQLDRAAEVMSGSDPLRGYEGSALLYRLLLDLAKRSSFKAGGSRQQHLQSIAPMLRLIEERYADDLSLDDLAGSLGVTPQYACALFRRSFGMRPFEYVTKHRLRRAKELLLADFSLAVAEVGRRVGYGHTSYFIKLFKQQEGMTPSQFRQLFLG from the coding sequence ATGAGAGACCGTAATTTCTTCCCGGTGTTGACCGAACTCGAACTGCAGCTGCCTATGTACCTCACGAGCGCGGGCGGCTGGATCAATCAGGAGCGGACGGACCGGCCGGACGGTTTTTTCTCGTTCCAATGGATTCAATGCTTGAGGGGGCAAGGTCGGCTCGAGCTCGGCGGCGCGGCCGCCGACGTCGGCGAGGGGCAGGGCATGCTGCTGTACGCGGGCGTCCCTCATCGCTATTACGCGGTGCAGGAGCCTTGGAGCGTGGTGTGGGTGACGTTCCACGGCAGCGTCGTACCCGAGATGTTGGAGCGTCTAAGGCTGAAGGAGTCGGGCGTCTATACCGTGTCGGAGCCCGAGTCGCTGCTCGAACAGCTGGACCGCGCCGCGGAGGTCATGTCCGGGAGCGATCCGCTCCGCGGCTACGAAGGCTCCGCCTTGCTGTACCGTCTGCTGCTCGACCTGGCCAAACGGAGCTCGTTCAAAGCCGGCGGCTCGCGGCAGCAGCACCTGCAGAGCATCGCTCCGATGCTGCGGTTGATCGAAGAGCGGTACGCGGACGACTTGTCGCTGGACGACCTCGCCGGATCGCTCGGCGTTACGCCGCAGTACGCCTGCGCGCTGTTCCGGCGTTCGTTCGGCATGCGTCCGTTCGAATACGTGACGAAGCATCGGCTGCGCCGCGCGAAGGAGCTGCTGCTCGCCGACTTCTCGCTCGCCGTGGCGGAGGTCGGCCGCCGCGTCGGTTATGGTCACACGAGCTATTTCATCAAGCTGTTCAAGCAGCAGGAGGGCATGACTCCGAGCCAGTTCCGGCAGCTGTTCCTCGGCTAA